The following proteins are encoded in a genomic region of Cryptomeria japonica chromosome 11, Sugi_1.0, whole genome shotgun sequence:
- the LOC131860072 gene encoding lipase-like PAD4: protein MGNDFDPIQACRELLDNVKCLGKSSPYKPFGIYMICSTQGVACIEDSQAALEMLILTLQSTEENGIADALISEHKSYGDKLKNVFESGYSTRASNIFPESSVETGIALQLEAMGFQNLTKSAFDALKKDADLKNKHDMDIKDLNSKLSENQSRLVELEWYIKMVSKGNSCSSYDVFKDLGEKKDFHINQHRMNLEDFWDKIIDMVKNQQLPSDFRYQNKMDQCWNYIQKTCRAPGHCKLLSSAQR from the coding sequence ATGGGCAATGATTTTGATCCTATACAAGCTTGCAGGGAACTTCTTGACAATGTCAAGTGCCTTGGAAAGTCTAGCCCATATAAACCTTTTGGTATTTATATGATCTGTTCAACCCAGGGAGTAGCTTGTATTGAGGATAGTCAAGCTGCCTTGGAGATGTTAATTTTAACTTTGCAAAGCACTGAAGAAAATGGTATTGCCGATGCATTGATTTCAGAGCACAAAAGTTATGGTGATAAgttgaaaaatgtttttgaaagTGGATACTCAACAAGAGCTTCAAACATCTTCCCAGAATCCTCTGTTGAGACGGGAATAGCACTGCAATTAGAAGCCATGGGCTTTCAGAATCTGACTAAATCTGCATTTGATGCCTTGAAAAAAGACGCAGATTTGAAAAACAAGCATGACATGGACATTAAGGACCTAAATTCAAAGTTGAGCGAGAACCAAAGTAGACTGGTAGAGCTGGAATGGTACATTAAAATGGTATCTAAGGGCAACAGTTGTAGCTCCTACGATGTTTTCAAGGACCTGGGCGAAAAGAAAGATTTTCATATTAATCAGCATAGAATGAATCTAGAAGATTTTTGGGATAAAATTATTGATATGGTGAAGAATCAGCAATTGCCCAGTGACTTCCGATACCAAAACAAAATGGATCAATGCTGGAACTACATACAGAAGACTTGTAGAGCCCCTGGACATTGCAAACTTCTATCATCTGCACAGCGATAG